The following DNA comes from Xiphophorus hellerii strain 12219 chromosome 5, Xiphophorus_hellerii-4.1, whole genome shotgun sequence.
CAAGGCACACACATTGCGGCTGCACTCCCAGTCATTGCCTGCCAGGGTAATGCTGTCCAGAGATGACCACGAATCCAGGATGCGTTGGTCCAAAGAAGCCAAGCGATTCGAGTCAAGCATCAGCACCTTCAGGTTGGGAGTACTCTCAAAAACATGTTGCTCAATGTACTCGATTTCATTGGCTGATAGGTCAATCTTCTCTAAAAAAGGCCAGGTCCACTCCAGGGTGTTGACAACAATTGTGGCATGATTGTTGTGCATGTAAAGGGTACGTAAAGAGATAAGACGAGGAAAATGGGCTAGGTTAACTTTGACCAACTCATTGTGCTCAAGATGCAACTCAGTCAACTTGAAAAGACCAGCAAAGGAATTCCTTGCCAGGCTCTGTAGTTGGTTGTATCCCAAGTCCAGAAACTGCATGCTCCTGCAGTCTTGAAAAATACGCACTGGCACAAATTTGAGAGTGTTGTAGCGCAAATGCAAATTGGTGAGCTTTCTAAGGCCATGGAACAGGTCGGGCTCGAGTGCCTGCAGCCTGTTGTATGAGAGATCCAAAATGCGTAGGTTTGGGAGGGGCCTGAAGGTACCATTTGGCAGACTCTCAATCCGATTGCTGCTCAGGTCCAACTCCTTGACCCGTCTCAGCTTCTCAAATGCACCCTCCTCTACAATGTCAATGTTGTTATGATCTAGATAAAGCCAGGTTAGCTGTGACAGACCAGCTAGTTGGCCTTCATGCAGCTCTGTCAAGTTGTTCTCTCTCATAGACAGGCCCATGGCACTGCTCAGATTGCGGGGGATCTCTGTGAGGTTGAGCCCCTCGCAGTACAGCAGCTTGCTGTCGCAGCGGCACAGCCTTGGACAAACCGCCTCTGCCAAGGAAACAGTTCTCAGAAAAATACCCAATGAACACAGTATCAACCCAGGGGGTTTCTTCAGTGGCCACTTTAAGTACAGTCCAATTAGGAGGAAATCCATTAGCATAAATATCCAGGAATGTCAGGGAGAAAATGTCCATTGAACCACTCTGGATATTATTTTTGCACCTCTCAGAtcatttttttcaacatatgTGATTAAACTGTTGAGTTCATTTGGTCTTTGTATTGTATTTGCAGAGAtggatatatttattttatgcagtCCAACGACAGGTCTTTTGtccaaactgtgaaaaataaagagcAGTTCTATTTTGCCAATGAAAGATATTCGGCAGTGGGTGGAGAGTAGAGGGGATGAAAAATGAAACTGTCCTTTCCAGTCGCTCTTATTCAAAATGATTCTTACTCACCCCTATCCAAAAGCTGACAATCTCCATTTAGCATCTTGCTTTGTGCCCCAACACTAATTATGTACGAATCTGAAAAAGACCCCACTGTGGCACACATCCCCCCCCgccttttctcttttcagtgGACACCAGATCCTTGGCAGGCTTACAATGTCTTAGTTCTTTTCAAGTGAAAGAGCCAGAAAAAGGAAGAATCCAAGTAGCTTTCAGCGAGATGGTAGGAAGTGCAAGTTCCCCTGTCTGCATGCATGAGCTCTGTCTCTTTTGCTCCTCTGCAGTCTTCTGCTGCAAGGATCAGAGGGAAGAAGAGACAACCAAAGCAACAAGAAAAACCGATGAAGAATAATTTCTGAGTGTCggtcttttctcctcctctctgatTAAGTTTCAGCTGAGCTGTTGAAATGCTGTGTTCGTCTCAGCAAGAAATCACTGTCTTTTGAGGTTTAAATCCATTTAAGCTGTTAATCGTGTCTCCTGTGacgaaagcaagaaaaaaatatatatattgcagaGGTGACTCCTCTTCTCAGTTTTCTTGTGTAACAGCATTCCTTGTCATCCCAGTGGCTGGTATCTGTTTATAGGCGACGTGCATCCCCTGTGGTTCGCAGGTTTTGTTCACTCCCTTGCTCTCCAAATGTTTTGTCAGCCAGCTGGAAGAGGCTGCTGGAGGCTGGTGCTGGTCCGGCAGGCAGGGGCGGTAAATGTGGGAAGCGAAGGAGCGAGCAATCCCTTGCAGCAGACCAGTACACTGACAGCGCATGCAGAAGCACCTTCTGTTCACTGAGTGTCGTAAGCCACTCACAATTCAGagtgctctctctctttctctccctctctcgctctctttccCTTGATCGCTTACTCACTTGTTCATGCCGCTCCCCTCCTTTATTTCCCCTCCTCCCTCTCGCATCCTacatccttgttttttttctagccatgttttttttttttttatctttggctcatttatttacatattcaaaAAGGGTTGGACTTAAACCAGGGACTTAAATAAACCCCCTGCTTCCACTAACCCACCCATCCATCTCTTGTGTTATGAATTGTGCGTCTTCTGACTTTCCAAGTTTCTGATATTAGCTTTGTTTTGACTAAGCCAAAAAGTAGTATATAGTGTCTGCTTGCATTTTAAGTATTATGTGTCCATGTACATTAAAACAGAGAATGATTATAAACATGTATAATGTTACATACTCTAGTATGGACAGCATGAGGAATCACTTCATTTCAACAGTAATTCAATAATGATAAGTTTACACAAGGTATTTGTCTAATATTGCATATATGACTATGTTTGAATCAATCTCATGCTATTGATATTCATCATTTATCCCTTCCAACAATAAATGCTGGAGTATAATGAGTCAAGACTAGAGTATGACATTCTTCATTTAATCAAACCGTCCTGTAGCCAAGCATTCGTTGTCATTTTCAATTATAGGCTGGCTAGGCATTTTGAATACAGATGTAATTGCTTGCCAAATAGTATTAGTATAAAGATATAACATAAATATCTCTCTCTGGAGATACCCTCCCATCTCACCAACTAGAGTTCTCTGGAATTACTGCTTGCTTTGTCATCTTTCGCCTATTAATTTTCAAAGACAATAAGCTGTAATCTAAGCCATGCCATACATCAGCCTGGTCTTCAGCCTGACACcatctttttcttatttgagTTGAATCAAATCTGAACCTTTCATCATTACTATTTATTAATTCAGTCtgttaaatgttcaataaacacttattttaaatataccaTTTTTACAAAGCCAATTCTGTAACATGAACATAAAAGTTGAAATTAAGAAGGACAcaggtgtttttctttgaatgtGGATTGGTTGTAATTATCAGAGAGGCTGCTTGGATAATTTCAGAAACTACTATCTATAATCTACTactattttcacacaaaaacatatctggTTGTAATTGGTGGGATGAAAATAGATTGTTGAAGTCAGAGGTCAAGGAGAATTCTGAGACTTATTGAAGGTAATTGAACAGCAAAGGTAGCTCAAACCAAGGTAGGTTTGACACCATTTCTAATTTCACAAAGGATTATCCATTGCGTATTTTGCTAGTGTAGCAAAGCCGTGTTCCTGACGACTCTGATTTACAGTAGAGTACGAACATTGGTGTGTTAGAAAATGCCAGCAGACATTCAAGCAAATGTTGGGGGTTTCCATGTGTTTGTAGAAAAGCATGTAAtttgagaaagagagaaagacatTTAATACGTCATAATACGgaaagaaattatgaaaaaaataaataaagcaaaaagagaacagggctgaaaacataataaaagaaGAGCAAAAGAGGTAGTTTTCCTTTGTGTACATAATAAGGTCTAATAAGGTAATTTTCAAGTTTAGACAAGGGGTGAACAAAACCTTGACATTTACCAAAAGAATCAATTTTGTGCCACCATTCTTTGTCCCAGCAGCTTCCAAAGTGACACTCTGTTACTCTCATTCTCCTATCCTTTTCCATGTATCCTAACATTTGTCTGTGACATATGTAATGTCAGTTTGGCGCTATGAACCTTATGGGGAATTACATGtactgtaaacaaccatcccccattgtgaagagagaagtgctgGGCTGCACAAGATGGCTGTTAATATTTGGAAGCATGACCAATACGGACTGAACGGATTCATTCAGTCTcactgccattgctaaaactacaggcactATAGTTCTAAACTAGCACAGAACATCAACATctttcacaacttcttctgttcactgattggcctgATAGAAAATCTACCGGCGGAATCAAAGTAAGTGGGAGAAAGGCCAGACTGTGATGTGAATTGTGATTGGAAACAAGTGTAATTGAATAGGATGGCAATGGTCAGTCTAAGTGATCACTGCCTACACAAAGTGAAGTTAGAGTTGCACATTTTGACCCCAAAGTTCTAGTATTTCATATTTCTATTATCTTAAATAGACATATGCTTTCAGATGACGTTTCTTGTGACTTGCTGCtatgtaaacaaactgaattaaaactgaATAGAAAAGTTCAGCATAGATTCATAGTTTCTCTCTCTGTTAAATTACAAtaatgcaacaataaaagcaatCACCTAACAGCCATGGAaaatttttgtgattgtttctACCATTTCCCAGCTTAACCAAAGTGTTTCCATCTGGTTCTTCACTGCTGTCTTAGCCCATACATGAAGTGATTCAAAgcaaaaatcttaaaaacattagaacattttttttaatcctcagTGACAATGCAGTGgccaaaattaatcatattagGTGATGAAgacttgtttttccttttttttttgcattttattaatcagacaatataaagatatttatttctaaagattttattttgtgaataaataattttcaattaaagaaaatggattGGAAGAGAAAGCTTACATTGTGGATGAcatgcacttttttttaacctactactttattttgtacatttgaatttaaaatagaTGTTAAACGAACCTTTTGAATTATATAGAAAAAGAAGAATCACTGCCCTTCAGATGATCTGAACTTCTTGAGGCTGGAATCATTTGTCCTCACCTTTAGTGTACTTCCTCTTAGCTGTAATAGATGACTACACCATCAGCTAACGACATGGTGCTCTGTAATGACTTGACGCAGCGAACAGAAGAGCATCTAGACCATCAGTTTTAGACTAAGAGTTTTAGCTTTGCTTTCAAGTCAAAGTCAGCACTAGTGTGCGTTAAAGACTCTGCCtgagatgaatggatggatggatggatgggtttgtgggtggatggatggatggatggagtttcATTAActatatattttagaaatttcACTAACTATCCAGAATTCAAATCATAAAATTATGCCTTTGAagtattttattcttctttcaTAGGTTTTAGAACTAACCATCTTTATCCAGGATGGTGTTTTACTAGgtgtcaaaattatttaaaaagcgCTAAAATGACCTATCAGGGATTAGAAActcattatttaaattatttaatgagtCAGAGGATCTgtgagtccagaaaaacaaggCGAATGATGACTAATTGCTCTGCTGCAGAGATAATGTTGATGGACAAGTCGGGAAgcgttgttttgttttgtgatggGGTCAGTAGAGAAATAACAAAAGATAATTCTACATTTACGTTGATATTCGGCTTGTAGCAGACTGAGATTGCCAGATTTATGCCCCTTTCATATTATCTGGATATATGTGTGTCTTCTTTGGATTGGTGTGGTAAGATGTGAGGGTTTAAGAACAAAGTGTTTCACAATTGACTTCCTACACTTGTGACATTGCTGCAGCTGCCTCAGTTGTTGATGTCAAAACAGTTTGCATTAGGTACCATTGTGAAAGGGTTTAAATAAGTGTATGTTGACATTCTGTAAATGCTAAAGAATGTCCTAATATCTTCTACACTACATTAATGGTTTGCCAGCACTGATTACTTACTTACATTATCAAATAAAGTAGTACACTCCTACTAATCAGTATTCTTGATCATTCAGATATTTTGACTgatgaaatatgtttaatacatcatcaatgaatgaaaaagaataaaagtctTCTGGTATTCATGTTCAGAACAAAGAAGCTTGATTTTTGTGTCAAGGTTACTTTCTTTCCTTGACATGGCAGCtacatattttcaaaactttattgctgaaaaacaggcataaaaacatagtttgcttttaaatgaCATAAGGGAATGAAGAAACTATCATCAAACTGTACTTTGCAATTTTAAGAGGTTTGTTTTGAAAGGGTTATTCAAGTAAACAATAACAATGCGTGAGTAGaggaaaatataatttgataaataaataaagctctACTTCTTGGTGAATGTTCGGCATTAAGTATGGAGGCAGGATTTATTGAGTACAATAGATGGATAGTCTGGAGTAGTCCTTATGACAAGGTCTATGGTTGctggagaaggaaaataaaatctaaattaccTTTTGTTAACAGAAATGTATGGGGCAAGCCATAcatttgtgtgaaaaagatTTCACACAGATCTTTTGTGTGAAATCTTTTCACAAACTCAAACTCTATTTCACAAAGCAAATagagttgaacatttttaaaactataaaaacacaaccaagcaaattttgtagttttacagatccactttatttatttcttcccaTCACTGAAGTTTGTGACAACGTGGCCTTCTTTCTAGATGCTATGTGTTTATTGACACTTGGAACAGGAAAGCTTGTTAGTGTTGGCTGAATAAACCACACTGACACATCAAGGCAACGCCTTAAAATTCTTAGCTTCATTGAATTTTAATGAAGCCCCGGTGATTGACCTTAATGAGAACAATGTTATTAGCAATGCATACGGTTGAGttggtttctgtttcttttaaagtCATTATCTGGCACATTTCAAACCACAGAAATGCTTCATCTTCTATGcttctgtttcagttttgtaGCATTCATTTACCTGTTGCTGTCGTGTTTTAGAcgtgtgttttgttttagtccAGAAATGACTGCATCATAGTGATTTGCACTTTTTCAATTTATTGTAGGCCTTACTGTAATTATCATGTTCTTAGCCTAAGGTTCTGTGGTTCTAGAAGCAcatcatttatttcagctccTGGTGAATTGTTCTCatttgtaaaatacattttaactaTTGGCTATTAGCCATAAACTGATTTATAACAATGTTTTCTAAATCACTATTGAGGGTTAGGTGAATGTGAGAAGATGAAGTTGTATGTGCTGCAAACCTTCTTCAAATTTTCAAATGAATTCGATCTTGCTTACTGAACTTTACTTCCCGACATTGTTTTCTTCAACATAATTTACTTATTGAAAACATATCCACAGCCTATTGCACCATTCAAATCAATGAATTTCTTTCCAGTTCAGTGCTGTAGTCATACTGAAATCAACATCCCTACAGTTCAATTCCCCATCAATTGTTATACAATATAGCTAAATTCATTTGAACCAggaatgttaataaaatatatgatcAGACCCAGCTGATTGCATTAATGTTCTAGCAGTCTTTCATCCTGAGATGACATATGGCAACTTGCTCTCTATCTACAAGAAGAACCAGGTTCAGTACGAGCAGCCAGACGACGGAAAGGACAGGAAGTCAGAAAAAAGCTCCAGACCATAATGAGAACAATGATATTGTTCTCATTATCATGTTCTCATTAAGAACAATGTCATTGTTCTTAATGAGAACAATGATATTGTTCTCATTAAGCAGTCATAAAACAACTTCATGACTGCTGCATGTGTACATTTACTCTGCTGTCTTTTTTAAATCCTAAGACCCTTATctcatgaataaaaaaatgtgaagatcTTTAAGGTGACCAACTatattttgaccattttcttACATGCTGTTATCACATGCCGttccatttgtttttcaattaatgtgagacaaaattaactttttcgCTGGTCATTTGGCTGGAAACAACTTTCCTGGCGGTCATTTCACACGTGAAGAAAATGTCAAGATACCAACATTACACTTGTCTTGGCTGAGATGCATATGATACACAGTTAATACCGCTGCTTTAATCTTTTAACATGGAGGCTGAAACAATGTTTCTTGAGTGAAGATGTTCTTACAAACTTTGGATAGCTTAGcaaagagaatatttttttatgcaaaatgtggaaagatagaaaataaaataaactgataaaactGTGGCTGAAAATAGAGAGATTGCCTCATAAACaagtgatgaataaaaacatgtacatgtaaaacatgtaaaaaacatgtaaaagaagTATTTCAAAATCTCAACTGGGTTGTTGAGTGCTTTATTATCTCAGAGAGTACACTTAAATagcaaatcaaacaaaaaaatatgttgtctCTTTGTCAAACACAAATGAGCAGAGAACAACTGTGCCTAATGTTACACTGGGTGTTTTGAAAATCTTTAATCGCTAATGTCTCCACACAGGTTCAGTCACATTGGGGAAATGCTAAAAGCTATTAATTGTTCAAATAGTCAGGTTCCTACTTTTAAACTGTTTCACTAACATGTATGTATACATGATTAATCGGAAATTATAAGAACATGACATAATGCTGCTAAAGAcctgttaaaaacaaagttctgGTTCTAGTGTGCAAGATGTTGATATCTAATAAGTAAAAAACTAATGGCCATTTTGACCAAATgaagcaacacattttttaaaatctctcttTAGTCCTTCCTGAAcattaaaagttacttttgcatttttaattaaacaatggAACAACCTTCTCTGTGATTTTTCCTTCAGGGCAGCTTATTAGTTTTCTAAGCTACAAATCAAGACAAACAAAccattatcatttatttttgaaattactgaaacacttattttgtgtctttcatCACTGGAACTCAAGGAGACTCCTTTAACATAAATGCGATACATAATGtttaaatgattgaaataaCTGGAATGAATAAAATATGCCCATTCTGTTAGCAAATTCGTTAAACatcaaattactttttcattttgtttaccaAGATTATTTGTGCTTACTAATGACTTTCAATGGGCATGCAGTtagaaaatgtcttaatttatttattattaatcaggCATAGAGAGCATTGTTTCTATGATCCATATGGATCAACAATCTTATTTATCTAAGCGTTTCAAACTCAGCAGGTTCCGTTCATGATGGTGATTATGATCTAATGTAACCTTCAGGGGAGCGGAGCTTTGACCTAATACtcattctgacatttaattGCAACAGCTGTCACTGGCAATGTGTTCAACATGCTTAAAGTTTAAGAATATGTTAGTTAACAGAAATAATGATCTGCTTCAAATGCATAGAATGAGAATAGTTTGAAGTCCTGCAAATGGGATCATTTGTTGACTGGCTGCTCTTTTTGAGCCCAGCTGCCAGTTGAAGCGCCTTTGTGAATATTTGTCTGTTTGAGGAAAAAGAATGGGTATTAATATCCTTCTAAATGGCTTCCAGCTATGTTCAAAGCAAAGTGTTCCCTGtagagagacagaaacacaaagctctTGCCATGTCACAACAAAGAGCAGTCAGACTCAGTGTTGGACATGCTTTCACACAGAAACAAGATCCAAATTCTTCACCCGCCACCGCAGCTGGGAGGAATTTACAGCTACCTGTCACAGCCAACGTTTCACCCACGTTTGGCAGGTAGATATGTGTGGAGGTTTTCTCTATACAttgcttaatttaattaaatgttttacatttttaatcaattgtATTCTTTTGTGCTAGGGCTTTAATACTTTTGTCTTCTGAGAGACTACATCAAGTGCCCAAAACCattctgtgtaaataaaatgaacttcCTTTAGCAGTCAGATGACACAGAAGTCTCAGTAAGAGCCACCATGGCTGTTTTCAAAAACCCGGCTCTCAGGACCAGCATACAAGCTCTTCTGATCGCTTTGTGGACTCTGGCCTATTGCTTCATCCATAGTCAAACATGCCGCCACGTCTTTCATGTGTCCACAAACCTCTCTCATGTCGGGATTAAGCAGAGCAGAATTCAGCAAACAGAGGTCTGTGATGCAAAAGGCTGAAACACTTGTAAATTTAACACTTAAGTTTGTGCCGCATGCCTTCTGTCTGCTGGGAGTTTAGGTTAGAAATCCTGAAGTTCTAAATATACTTCCTTTGACAAATTCTATTAATACGCACAAAAGATCAGAAATCTTTGAAGTTAACATTAACCCCTACATCTTAAACTTTGACTTGAAATGTAGATccattgaattatttatttgacatgCTCCACAAATGTCTTAGCAGTCTTTCATCAATCGGTCTTCGTGATGACACCTTGAGGTGTTCAGGAACATAATGATACCTGACATGGGGACATAAATAAGACTTCCATCATGTCAAC
Coding sequences within:
- the lrrtm1 gene encoding leucine-rich repeat transmembrane neuronal protein 1; this encodes MLMDFLLIGLYLKWPLKKPPGLILCSLGIFLRTVSLAEAVCPRLCRCDSKLLYCEGLNLTEIPRNLSSAMGLSMRENNLTELHEGQLAGLSQLTWLYLDHNNIDIVEEGAFEKLRRVKELDLSSNRIESLPNGTFRPLPNLRILDLSYNRLQALEPDLFHGLRKLTNLHLRYNTLKFVPVRIFQDCRSMQFLDLGYNQLQSLARNSFAGLFKLTELHLEHNELVKVNLAHFPRLISLRTLYMHNNHATIVVNTLEWTWPFLEKIDLSANEIEYIEQHVFESTPNLKVLMLDSNRLASLDQRILDSWSSLDSITLAGNDWECSRNVCALASWLSAFRGQRDSSLLCSSPDTAQGEDVLDAVYAFQLCDSSAEVTTAGLYASTRDLAKGGSVFLGPFTPNPYEGEGSEVVTSSYTVTVGHDDLESTMQIHKVVTGTMALIFSFLIMVLILYVAWKCFPAGIRQLRQCFSSQRRKQKQKQSMQQMAAISTPEYYVDYKPNHIEGALVIINEYGSCTCQQQPSRECEV